The following proteins are co-located in the Microvirga ossetica genome:
- the minC gene encoding septum site-determining protein MinC, translated as MALVLAPEVPLRDWLEDLDAVSERSPGFFTGRPIIADVSQLKPSKSELKFLLAAFKMRNIRIIGLEGAAPENVDADMPPQINGGKPAGDIDVPDAANAAVAAAGTPFADAPVPEKSLLIEGSVRSGQSILHPEGDVTVLGSVASGSEIVAGGSIHIYGSLRGRAIAGCTGNGKARIFCRKFEAELIAIDGLYKTADDLGGKFLGQPVQVNLDGDSIILKTLD; from the coding sequence ATGGCCCTGGTCCTCGCGCCAGAAGTGCCGCTGAGGGACTGGCTCGAGGATCTCGATGCGGTCTCGGAGCGCTCGCCCGGCTTTTTCACGGGGCGGCCCATCATTGCCGACGTCTCACAGCTGAAGCCGTCCAAGTCCGAGCTGAAATTTCTCCTCGCCGCCTTCAAGATGCGCAACATCCGCATCATCGGCCTCGAGGGCGCGGCTCCGGAGAATGTCGACGCCGACATGCCGCCGCAGATCAACGGCGGAAAGCCTGCCGGCGACATCGACGTGCCGGATGCGGCCAATGCCGCCGTCGCGGCCGCGGGCACGCCTTTCGCCGATGCGCCGGTGCCTGAGAAGTCGCTCCTCATCGAAGGCTCAGTCCGCTCGGGTCAGTCGATCCTGCATCCGGAAGGCGACGTGACGGTTCTGGGCTCCGTCGCCTCGGGATCGGAGATCGTCGCGGGCGGCTCGATCCACATCTACGGCTCGCTGCGCGGCCGCGCCATCGCCGGCTGCACGGGCAACGGCAAGGCCCGCATCTTCTGCCGCAAATTCGAGGCCGAGTTGATCGCGATCGACGGGCTCTACAAGACCGCTGACGATCTGGGGGGCAAGTTCCTCGGTCAGCCTGTGCAAGTGAACCTGGATGGCGATTCCATCATCCTGAAAACATTGGACTGA
- a CDS encoding DMT family transporter: protein MAPAPRTTNAAPQAAAGLPVSSPLRGILFLITSTIVFSVADVITKQLAATLPPPEVAWMRYITFAAFIVPFVLIKGGPALLRSQRPGLQVVRGLGMVGSSIMFIQSLPHLPVADATAIFFVSPILIMALSVLFLGESVGWRRWTAAAVGLIGVLIVVRPGTGAFQPAAFLPILSASSWAVGAVVTRKISGDQALTTLAYSASVGSIVLSALMPFNWVTPNGTEIALGLCMGVLFAIGHWLVVLAYRHGNASMIAPFSYVQLIWAGTLGYLVFGTLPDSWTIAGAVIIAMSGFYTAYRERVRMLQRKFSAA, encoded by the coding sequence ATGGCCCCGGCTCCCCGGACGACGAATGCCGCCCCGCAGGCCGCCGCAGGCCTGCCGGTTTCCTCTCCGTTGCGGGGAATCCTGTTCCTGATCACCTCCACGATCGTGTTCTCCGTGGCGGACGTGATCACCAAGCAGCTTGCCGCCACCCTGCCGCCGCCTGAGGTGGCCTGGATGCGCTACATCACCTTCGCGGCCTTCATCGTCCCCTTCGTGCTGATCAAGGGCGGTCCTGCGCTGCTCCGCTCCCAGCGGCCCGGACTTCAGGTGGTGAGAGGGCTCGGCATGGTCGGATCGTCGATCATGTTCATCCAGAGCCTGCCCCACCTGCCGGTTGCCGATGCCACGGCGATCTTCTTCGTCTCGCCGATCCTGATCATGGCGCTCTCCGTGCTCTTTCTCGGCGAGTCGGTCGGCTGGCGGCGCTGGACCGCTGCGGCGGTCGGCCTGATCGGGGTTCTGATCGTCGTCCGGCCCGGCACGGGCGCCTTTCAGCCGGCGGCCTTCCTGCCGATCCTCAGCGCGTCGAGCTGGGCCGTCGGCGCCGTCGTCACCCGCAAGATCAGCGGCGATCAGGCGCTGACGACGCTCGCCTATTCAGCCTCGGTCGGCAGCATCGTGCTGAGCGCGCTCATGCCCTTCAACTGGGTGACGCCGAACGGAACGGAGATCGCGCTCGGGCTTTGCATGGGCGTCCTGTTCGCCATCGGGCATTGGCTCGTCGTTCTGGCCTATCGCCACGGCAATGCCTCGATGATCGCGCCGTTCTCCTACGTCCAGCTGATCTGGGCCGGCACGCTGGGCTATCTGGTGTTCGGGACGCTGCCCGATTCCTGGACGATCGCGGGAGCCGTCATCATCGCCATGAGCGGTTTCTACACCGCCTATCGCGAGCGGGTCCGCATGCTGCAGAGGAAGTTTTCCGCCGCGTAG
- the minD gene encoding septum site-determining protein MinD gives MAKVLVVTSGKGGVGKTTSSAALGAALAHGGEKVVVIDFDVGLRNLDLVMGAERRVVFDLINVVQGDAKLNQALIRDKRMENLSLLPASQTRDKDALTEEGVARVLNELREKFDWIICDSPAGIERGATMAMRHADVAVVVTNPEVSSVRDSDRIIGLLDSKTERAEKGERIEKHLLLTRYDPARAERGEMLKVDDVLEILSIPLLGIIPESEEVLRASNVGSPVTLNNPASAPGRAYFDAVRRLKGETVELTIPTDKKGLFGKLFGRRAA, from the coding sequence ATGGCCAAAGTCTTGGTCGTAACTTCCGGAAAAGGTGGCGTTGGCAAGACAACGTCTTCGGCAGCTCTGGGGGCAGCACTGGCACATGGCGGCGAGAAAGTCGTCGTCATCGACTTCGACGTCGGCCTGCGCAACCTCGATCTGGTGATGGGGGCCGAGCGCCGCGTGGTGTTCGACCTCATCAACGTGGTGCAGGGCGATGCCAAGCTCAACCAGGCGCTTATCCGCGACAAGCGGATGGAGAACCTCTCGCTGCTTCCCGCATCCCAGACCCGCGACAAGGACGCGCTGACGGAAGAGGGTGTCGCCCGCGTTCTCAACGAGCTGCGCGAAAAGTTCGACTGGATCATCTGCGACAGCCCGGCCGGCATCGAGCGCGGCGCGACGATGGCCATGCGCCATGCCGACGTCGCCGTCGTCGTGACGAATCCGGAAGTCTCCTCAGTGCGCGATTCCGACCGCATCATCGGCCTGCTCGATTCGAAGACGGAGCGCGCCGAGAAGGGCGAGCGCATCGAGAAGCACCTGCTGCTCACCCGCTACGACCCGGCCCGCGCCGAGCGCGGCGAGATGCTGAAGGTCGACGACGTGCTCGAGATCCTCTCCATCCCGCTCCTCGGCATCATTCCCGAGAGCGAAGAGGTTCTGCGCGCCTCGAATGTCGGCTCGCCGGTCACGCTCAACAATCCTGCCAGCGCCCCGGGACGGGCCTATTTCGACGCCGTCCGCCGGCTCAAGGGCGAAACGGTCGAACTGACCATTCCCACCGACAAGAAGGGCCTATTCGGCAAACTGTTCGGACGGAGGGCCGCATGA
- a CDS encoding MFS transporter, with protein MSDVPSRLVSGTPAFRRLNLALFAAGFSTFAILYCVQPLLPEFSREFHVSAAVSSLSLSLSTGLLAVAMLVAGSLSEVWGRKPVMVASLFASALLTILSATAPNWTSLLLTRMLIGITLSGLPAVAMAYVSEEVDSKSIGLAMGLFIGGNAIGGMAGRIIGGVLTDLGSWRLAVGLIGTIGLVSAIAAWRSLPASVHFHPRRADPQDLLRSLGVHLRDPGLRALFAEAFLLMGAFVTLYNYLGYRLTEPPYSLSQTAIGAIFAAYLIGTLSSAWIGELAGRLGRRRVLWAMIAIMLAGVALTLSQHLALILAGIVAVTFGFFGGHSIASSWVGNRAVDAKAQASALYLFCYYLGSSAVGTLGGVFWTRWGWGGVAGLVTILLLAALALALWLMALPPRRAGQIP; from the coding sequence ATGTCGGACGTGCCGAGCCGTCTGGTGAGCGGGACGCCCGCCTTTCGGCGGTTAAATCTCGCCCTGTTCGCGGCCGGCTTTTCAACCTTTGCCATCCTGTATTGCGTCCAGCCTCTGCTGCCGGAATTCTCGCGCGAATTCCATGTCAGCGCCGCGGTCAGCAGCCTGTCCCTGTCGCTCTCCACCGGCCTTCTCGCAGTGGCCATGCTCGTCGCCGGCTCCCTCTCCGAGGTCTGGGGCCGCAAGCCGGTCATGGTAGCCTCCCTGTTCGCCTCGGCGCTCCTCACCATCCTCTCCGCCACGGCGCCCAATTGGACCAGCCTGCTCCTGACCCGCATGCTGATCGGGATCACCTTGAGCGGCCTTCCCGCCGTGGCGATGGCCTATGTGAGCGAGGAGGTGGATTCCAAATCCATCGGCCTTGCCATGGGTCTCTTCATCGGTGGCAATGCGATCGGCGGCATGGCCGGGCGGATCATCGGCGGCGTGCTGACCGATCTCGGGTCCTGGCGTCTTGCGGTAGGGCTTATCGGGACCATCGGGCTGGTCTCGGCGATCGCCGCTTGGCGCAGCCTTCCCGCCTCGGTGCATTTCCACCCGCGCCGGGCCGATCCGCAGGACCTGCTGCGCTCCCTCGGCGTGCACCTGCGGGACCCCGGTCTGCGCGCCCTGTTCGCGGAGGCCTTCCTTCTCATGGGCGCCTTCGTGACGCTCTACAACTATCTCGGCTATCGCCTCACGGAGCCGCCCTATTCCTTAAGCCAAACCGCCATCGGCGCGATCTTCGCGGCCTATCTGATCGGGACCTTAAGCTCGGCCTGGATCGGCGAGCTCGCCGGTCGGCTCGGACGCCGACGGGTGCTGTGGGCGATGATCGCGATCATGCTCGCCGGCGTGGCCCTGACACTCTCCCAGCACCTTGCCTTGATCCTCGCCGGCATCGTCGCCGTCACGTTCGGCTTCTTCGGCGGACATTCCATCGCCAGCAGCTGGGTCGGAAACAGGGCCGTCGATGCGAAGGCGCAGGCCTCGGCCCTTTACCTGTTCTGCTATTATCTCGGCTCCAGCGCCGTCGGTACCCTCGGCGGCGTGTTCTGGACCCGTTGGGGATGGGGCGGCGTTGCCGGCCTCGTGACGATTCTCCTGCTGGCGGCTCTGGCCCTGGCCCTCTGGCTGATGGCTCTCCCGCCGCGCCGGGCAGGGCAGATTCCCTAG
- a CDS encoding cold-shock protein — MITGTVKFYNDQKGFGFIQPDDGSKDVFVHATALERAGIRGLREGQKVSFDTAEDRRSGKVAVNNIQTA; from the coding sequence ATGATTACGGGCACCGTTAAGTTCTACAACGACCAAAAGGGCTTCGGCTTCATCCAGCCTGACGATGGCAGCAAGGACGTGTTCGTCCACGCCACCGCTCTCGAGCGCGCCGGCATCCGCGGCCTGCGCGAAGGCCAGAAGGTTTCCTTCGACACGGCCGAGGATCGCCGCAGCGGCAAGGTCGCCGTCAACAACATCCAAACGGCATAA
- a CDS encoding nuclear transport factor 2 family protein — translation MAAHDHVAILKDAYAQWVESRGSDCECWMNIIADDVSLGSLAEGSPEVPFTARRTSKSGVRAYLDALMRDWEMISHAMNDFIAEDDRVAVIGRAIWRHKGTGKVADTRKVDIWRFRDGKVVDFEEYYDTAGLIAAATP, via the coding sequence ATGGCAGCCCACGATCATGTTGCGATTCTCAAAGACGCCTATGCTCAATGGGTCGAATCCCGCGGCAGCGATTGCGAATGCTGGATGAACATCATTGCCGACGATGTCAGCCTCGGCTCGCTGGCGGAGGGTTCGCCGGAAGTCCCCTTCACGGCGCGCCGGACCAGCAAGTCAGGTGTGCGTGCCTATCTCGACGCGCTGATGCGCGACTGGGAGATGATCTCTCACGCCATGAACGACTTCATCGCCGAGGACGACCGCGTCGCCGTGATCGGACGGGCGATCTGGCGCCATAAAGGCACAGGCAAGGTAGCGGATACCAGGAAGGTCGATATCTGGCGCTTCAGGGACGGCAAGGTGGTCGATTTCGAGGAATACTACGACACCGCCGGGCTGATCGCGGCCGCGACGCCGTAA
- a CDS encoding septal ring lytic transglycosylase RlpA family protein: protein MDQRKVTLALASLFISGSAAFFSPAAFAEPAAAMGKVIQSGRASWYGPGFQGRRTASGETFDTNDMTAAHRTLPFGTKVRVVNKKTGKSVVVRINDRGPYAHGRVIDLSKASAQALGISGVGSVDVAQL from the coding sequence GTGGATCAACGTAAGGTAACGCTCGCTCTTGCCAGCCTGTTCATTTCCGGATCGGCGGCGTTCTTTTCTCCCGCTGCCTTTGCCGAGCCTGCGGCAGCCATGGGGAAAGTGATCCAGAGCGGCCGCGCTTCCTGGTATGGACCCGGCTTCCAGGGCCGCCGGACCGCGAGCGGCGAGACCTTCGACACCAATGACATGACCGCCGCCCACCGGACCCTGCCCTTCGGCACCAAGGTCCGGGTCGTGAACAAGAAGACCGGCAAGTCGGTGGTGGTGCGCATCAACGACCGCGGTCCCTACGCCCATGGCCGCGTCATCGATCTGTCCAAGGCCTCGGCGCAGGCCCTCGGGATTTCGGGCGTCGGCTCCGTCGACGTCGCCCAGCTTTAA
- a CDS encoding pseudouridine synthase — protein sequence MSKAPTLRLDRLLANMGYGSRREVQSLVDAGLVTLDGDEVEEPDRRIAVTRDLSERMKIQGKPLDPPPGLALMLHKPLGVTCSHKEAGPLVYSLLPERWRRRDPAISTVGRLDKDTSGLLLMTDDGALLHKIISPRAKISKRYRVTLDRPLRGDEAEIFASGTLMLDNEDKPLLPAQLEVTSDTSAFLTLTEGRYHQVRRMFAALGNHVTDLHRDRIGALALPDDLEPGQYRLLGEADLALVLPPARGA from the coding sequence ATGAGCAAGGCTCCGACGCTCCGCCTCGACCGGCTGCTCGCCAATATGGGCTACGGCTCGCGCCGCGAAGTCCAGTCTCTCGTCGATGCCGGACTGGTGACGCTCGACGGGGATGAGGTCGAGGAGCCCGACCGGCGCATCGCCGTGACCCGCGACCTCTCGGAGCGCATGAAAATCCAGGGCAAGCCGCTCGATCCGCCGCCGGGTCTGGCGCTGATGCTGCACAAGCCCCTCGGCGTGACCTGCTCGCACAAGGAGGCCGGACCGCTGGTCTATTCCCTGCTGCCAGAGCGCTGGCGCCGGCGCGACCCGGCGATCTCCACCGTGGGAAGGCTCGACAAGGATACGTCGGGGCTCCTGCTGATGACGGATGACGGTGCCCTGCTGCACAAGATCATTTCGCCCCGCGCCAAGATTTCGAAGCGCTACCGCGTCACCCTTGATCGTCCCCTGCGTGGCGACGAGGCGGAGATCTTCGCATCCGGGACCCTGATGCTCGACAACGAGGACAAGCCGCTCCTGCCGGCGCAGCTGGAGGTGACGTCCGACACCAGCGCCTTCCTGACCCTCACGGAAGGGCGCTACCATCAGGTCAGGCGCATGTTCGCGGCGCTCGGCAACCACGTCACCGATCTGCATCGCGACCGCATCGGCGCGCTTGCCCTGCCTGACGATCTCGAACCGGGGCAGTATCGCCTGCTCGGCGAGGCCGATCTCGCGCTCGTCCTGCCGCCGGCCAGGGGGGCTTGA
- a CDS encoding TerC family protein: protein MEALLPQALKLLGIIWINVILSGDNAVVIALACRGLPEDQRRIGMILGAGVAVGLRIVFTVLVAALLSTPFLKIIGGLLLLWIAVKLLSGDDDEGNVKETSRLWHAVWTVVVADAVMSLDNVLAIAAVAQDSTFLLAIGLAISIPLIIAGAALIMALLDRLPLLVWAGAALLGWVAGEMLVSDPWLIQQLGQELGHKAEIPTAIVGALLVLAIGYVSRQRTATDEA from the coding sequence ATGGAAGCTCTCCTCCCTCAAGCTCTGAAACTGCTCGGCATCATCTGGATCAACGTCATCCTGTCCGGGGACAATGCCGTGGTCATTGCGCTCGCCTGCCGCGGCCTGCCGGAAGACCAGCGCCGCATCGGCATGATCCTCGGCGCCGGCGTCGCCGTCGGCCTGCGGATCGTCTTCACCGTTCTCGTTGCAGCCCTTCTCTCCACGCCCTTCCTCAAGATCATCGGCGGCCTGCTTCTCCTCTGGATCGCCGTAAAACTCCTGAGCGGCGACGACGATGAGGGGAACGTGAAGGAGACGAGCCGGCTCTGGCACGCTGTCTGGACCGTCGTGGTCGCCGATGCCGTCATGAGCCTCGACAACGTCCTGGCGATTGCCGCCGTGGCACAGGATTCCACGTTCCTGCTCGCCATCGGGCTTGCCATCTCGATCCCGCTCATCATCGCCGGCGCCGCGCTCATCATGGCACTCCTCGACCGGTTGCCCCTTCTCGTCTGGGCCGGGGCCGCGCTTCTGGGCTGGGTGGCCGGCGAGATGCTGGTGTCCGATCCGTGGCTGATTCAGCAGCTCGGCCAGGAGTTGGGCCACAAGGCGGAGATCCCGACCGCCATCGTCGGCGCTCTTCTGGTCCTCGCCATCGGCTACGTCTCGCGCCAGCGCACGGCGACCGACGAGGCTTAA
- the minE gene encoding cell division topological specificity factor MinE: MNLLSFFNRRTSAPVARERLQILLAHERGIVGGKPDLVAQLREEILAVVRRHVMVDQDNVQVKMNRDSDISTLEIEIEIPGPGSIAVSA; the protein is encoded by the coding sequence ATGAATCTGCTGAGTTTCTTCAACCGGCGCACATCCGCGCCCGTGGCGCGCGAGCGCCTGCAGATCCTGCTGGCGCATGAGCGCGGCATCGTCGGGGGCAAGCCCGACCTCGTCGCCCAGCTGCGGGAAGAAATCCTCGCCGTCGTCCGCCGCCATGTGATGGTCGATCAGGACAACGTGCAGGTGAAGATGAACCGCGATTCCGACATCTCGACCCTCGAGATCGAGATCGAGATCCCGGGTCCGGGCTCCATCGCAGTAAGCGCCTGA
- a CDS encoding class I SAM-dependent methyltransferase: MHDTKPSGVYGTPPAELAEAPEGAIQFSALIPGSARLEKQPEGSFGEMVVLAPPGTVERRYVTALALQVLAPGGSLTILAPKDKGGARIAKELKGFGCEVSESSRRHHRICTAVRPSGLIAADEAIAEGGPRLDATLGLWTWPGAFSWNRIDPGSALLEQTLPPLSGRGADFGCGIGILARSILASPKVERLDMIDIDRRAVEMAARNLDDPRAQVRWADLRGGTDLKGLDFVVTNPPFHDGGAEDQSLGQAFIRRAAEALRPGGILWLVANRHLPYEAVLTTLFRRVTPKVEASGYKIYEALK, from the coding sequence TTGCACGACACCAAACCCAGCGGCGTCTACGGGACGCCACCGGCCGAGCTGGCCGAAGCACCTGAGGGTGCGATCCAATTCTCGGCCCTGATCCCGGGCTCCGCCAGATTGGAGAAGCAGCCGGAAGGCTCCTTCGGCGAGATGGTCGTGCTGGCCCCGCCCGGCACCGTCGAGCGGCGCTACGTCACCGCCCTGGCCCTGCAGGTGCTGGCGCCCGGAGGCTCCCTGACCATCCTGGCGCCGAAGGACAAGGGCGGCGCGCGCATCGCCAAGGAGCTCAAGGGCTTCGGCTGCGAGGTCAGCGAAAGCTCCCGCCGTCACCACCGCATCTGCACCGCCGTGCGGCCCTCGGGATTGATCGCGGCTGACGAAGCCATCGCCGAGGGCGGTCCCCGGCTCGATGCCACGCTCGGCCTGTGGACCTGGCCCGGCGCCTTCAGCTGGAACCGCATCGATCCCGGCAGCGCGTTGCTCGAGCAGACCCTGCCGCCGCTGTCCGGCCGCGGAGCGGATTTCGGCTGCGGGATCGGCATCCTCGCGCGCAGCATCCTGGCATCGCCCAAGGTCGAGCGCCTGGACATGATCGATATCGACCGCCGCGCCGTGGAGATGGCGGCGCGCAACCTGGACGATCCGCGCGCGCAGGTGCGCTGGGCGGATCTGCGCGGCGGAACGGACCTCAAGGGCCTCGATTTCGTGGTGACGAACCCGCCGTTCCACGATGGCGGCGCCGAGGACCAGAGCCTGGGCCAAGCCTTCATCCGCCGGGCCGCCGAGGCGCTCAGGCCGGGCGGCATCCTGTGGCTCGTCGCCAACCGCCATCTGCCGTATGAGGCCGTGCTGACAACCTTGTTCAGGCGCGTGACCCCCAAGGTCGAGGCCTCCGGCTACAAGATCTACGAGGCGCTCAAATGA